A section of the Schistosoma haematobium chromosome ZW, whole genome shotgun sequence genome encodes:
- a CDS encoding hypothetical protein (EggNog:ENOG410VD12~COG:S): MPNNRRRKLSPRLVDVKRDEQKDGSPQSRQVPSDASMCHGSYSNKDDCNYSESSCDIMADGIENLNLDVKQAKSVRPTAFFIGPELPKVELSYFDGQPRGYWKFLREFETYVESRVKDDGQRLLYLIHYCKGKAKTAIEGCVMLEASFGYKKAKEILKRLFGQAHVIARETLEDLFKTTNVDYSDPEQLTNLAIRMENCSMVLKQMKYTADLNSLITLERIVGLLPQVMQAQWADWVDELTEDNREPTFDELTQFIASRARVSNSRFGRLANRPRKGYNLKTNCHLQLEQESNSRAKCRVCSQDHATYKCPKFLALTVQERWSQAKVNGICFVCLRQGHKVNECKLAKRCNVNGCERKHHSLLHSESEKPDIPNCCGFTKSLSSQVCLGMIPVRLRLGNAEMVGYALLDNGSDVTLIKSSCLRYLGLKEDRASVVVETVGGNRTMPVTKTPFEVYSLDRSGHVTIEGALIVAGIPGHKPTRSAVNSLVKWPHLRDVPIDNLDSEEVLLLIGCDVPEAHWVLDQRLGGRKNPYAVKTLLGWTVFGPASCPEYRKRVVNHTSKIQTLENEIRKLYDVEFSDVNSKDKSVSIEDKEAIRIVEGSLSFENGHFAVPVPWKVNSNMKGRNYEVANNRLQSLKRRLLKDDILYIKYTKGIESNFIQGYAEILEIQLRPSYHPRWYLPHHAVLNPKKPANFALNKTAQIFSDGYVVDDVKNNFYVDDCWISIPTCNQAKSFVKHISELLCRGSIQKVTYLEYWFECPTLLHGEFYITITDCPEHTPDAIELRKTAVGNLSSIKYNMLPILSYYSEWLKLIRAVTWFRRFIEFLMVHRAPSCKGSVHLGCLKVDIAKCKNLLMVQREVYGKLFSGFRNSSKVVRYDLKGLSLIMLDGLLCVTGRLSYSESLNAFKHPVILRSRHLVTEMIIRH; encoded by the coding sequence ATGCCAAacaatcgtcgaaggaaattaAGTCCAAGGCTTGTGGATGTTAAAAGAGATGAACAAAAGGATGGATCCCCTCAATCAAGGCAAGTGCCTTCTGATGCTTCTATGTGTCATGGTTCATATTCTAATAAGGACGATTGTAATTATAGTGAATCTAGTTGTGATATAATGGCAGATGGCATAGAGAATCTTAATTTAGACGTGAAGCAAGCAAAAAGCGTAAGGCCTACGGCGTTTTTCATAGGTCCAGAGTTACCAAAGGTTGAGTTAAGTTATTTTGACGGTCAACCAAGAGGTTACTGGAAGTTTTTAAGGGAGTTTGAGACCTATGTGGAATCAAGGGTCAAGGATGATGGTCAACGCTTGCTTTATTTGATACATTATTGTAAGGGTAAAGCGAAAACAGCCATTGAGGGTTGTGTTATGTTGGAAGCCTCTTTTGGTTacaagaaggccaaagaaattCTAAAACGGTTGTTCGGACAGGCGCATGTAATCGCTCGGGAGACTTTAGAGGACTTATTCAAAACTACAAATGTTGATTACAGTGATCCTGAGCAACTAACAAATCTAGCTATTAGAATGGAAAATTGTTCTATGGTTTTGAAACAGATGAAGTATACTGCCGACTTAAATTCTCTAATTACCTTAGAGAGAATAGTAGGACTCTTACCTCAAgttatgcaagcccagtgggcggactgggtggatgaattgactgaagataatagAGAACCAACCTTTGACGAGCTTACCCAATTTATAGCATCCCGCGCGAGAGTATCTAATAGTAGGTTTGGACGGTTAGCGAATCGTCCGAGAAAGGGATACAACTTAAAGACAAATTGTCACTTGCAATTAGAGCAGGAGAGTAACTCGAGAGCTAAATGCAGGGTGTGTTCCCAGGACCATGCTACTTATAAATGTCCAAAATTTTTAGCGCTCACCGTTCAAGAGAGATGGTCTCAAGCAAAAGTTAATGGCATCTGTTTTGTCTGCCTTAGGCAAGGGCATaaagttaatgaatgtaagctgGCAAAACGTTGTAACGTTAATGGTTGTGAGAGGAAACACCATTCTTTGTTGCACAGCGAGAGTGAGAAACCTGATATCCCGAATTGTTGTGGATTTACTAAATCCCTAAGTAGCCAAGTGTGCCTAGGAATGATTCCTGTACGGTTGAGGTTGGGAAATGCCGAAATGGTAGGTTATGCTTTGTTGGATAACGGGTCGGATGTAACGCTGATAAAATCTAGCTGTTTGAGGTATCTCGGGCTGAAGGAAGACCGAGCGTCAGTGGTAGTAGAGACTGTGGGTGGTAATAGGACAATGCCGGTCACAAAGACcccttttgaggtatattctcTAGATCGGTCAGGACATGTTACGATcgaaggagctctgattgtggcaggtataccaggtcataagccaacaagGTCGGCAGTGAACAGCCTAGTTAAGTGGCCACATTTAAGGGATGTACCAATAGATAACTtagactctgaagaagttctgctgttgattggttgcgacgtaccagaagcacacTGGGTGTTAGACCAGCGGTTGGGTGGAAGAAAAAACCCGTACGCTGTGAAGACGTTGCTGGGGTGGACGGTCTTCGGACCTGCGTCATgtccggaatataggaaaagagttgtcaATCATACTAGTAAGATACAGACTTTGGAGAATGAAATAcgtaaactttatgatgtagagttttctgATGTTAATTCAAAGGATAAATCAGTATCAATAGAAGATAAGGAGGCTATAAGGATTGTGGAAGGGAGCTTAAGCTTCGAAAATGGTCATTTTGCGGTTCCTGTACCATGGAAAGTGAACTCAAATATGAAAGGGAGGAATTATGAAGTGGCAAACAATAGACTACAGAGCTTGAAGCGTAGATTGTTGAAAGATGACATTCTGTATATCAAGTATACAaaaggtattgaaagtaattttattcagGGCTATGCGGAGATCCTTGAAATACAATTGCGACCTAGTTATCACCCCCGGTGGTACTTACCTCACCATGCAGTTTTAAATCCGAAAAAGCCAGCAAactttgccttgaataagacggcccaaatattctctgatggttatgttgtagatgatgtcaagaataatttctatgttgatgattgctggatatccattcccacttgtaatcaagcaaagagtttcgttaaacatataagtgaattattatgtagaggaagcATACAGAAAGTGACTTATCTTGAATATTGGTTCGAATGccctactttattgcatggcgaattttatataacaatcactgactgtccggaacaTACTCCTGACGCTATTGAgcttagaaaaactgctgtgggtaacttgagtagtataaagtacaacatgttacctattctctcttattattccgagtggttgaaattaatcagagctgtaacctggtttagaaggttcatcgaattcctgatggtacaTCGTGCACCAAGTTGtaaaggatccgttcatctaggatgtttaaaggttgACATCGCCAAGTgtaagaatttattgatggttcaaagGGAAGTGTATGGAAAATTATTCAGTGGATTTAGaaacagcagtaaagtagtaagATATGATCTGAAAGGCTTATCActgataatgcttgatgggttactctgtgttaCAGGTCGGCTAAGCTACTCCGAATCCTTAAATGCCtttaaacatccagtaattttacgcagtcgacacttagtgacggaaatgataattagacattaa